From one uncultured Bacteroides sp. genomic stretch:
- a CDS encoding FimB/Mfa2 family fimbrial subunit — protein sequence MKIFKVLIKALFLLSALLAGCTEIDLSGNKNITLQFQYTADGTTDVLADYIGSVTLFVYDAETGKFIQSVKVDNAELLKNKSVNLLLDPGMYDIICWGNVEDNTAFSNVSSGESEAMLTHLHADSEQKIKTNDPLYYGKVILTVPSTLEETNATVSFQCAHIDVWVYVKGITDLSASGQNIPPIVCISNLYPAYSFSMQTQGEPLSYYPESAYREDKLVSMAHCSVLRFTENTSAKLSLYKGSTGELLDTVSISQFIADNQINISSKEEVAIPLLVEYGSLGITIKIPNWDEVSTAPEW from the coding sequence ATGAAAATATTTAAGGTATTAATCAAGGCATTATTTCTGCTCTCTGCCCTCCTCGCCGGATGTACCGAAATCGATCTGAGCGGAAACAAAAATATCACGTTGCAATTTCAATATACTGCCGACGGCACCACAGACGTACTGGCAGATTATATAGGAAGTGTTACGCTCTTTGTGTATGATGCCGAAACAGGAAAATTCATTCAATCAGTTAAAGTAGACAATGCTGAATTATTGAAAAACAAAAGCGTAAACCTTCTGCTCGATCCGGGAATGTATGATATCATTTGTTGGGGAAACGTAGAAGATAACACTGCTTTTAGCAATGTCTCCTCCGGAGAGTCCGAAGCGATGTTGACTCATCTCCATGCCGATAGTGAGCAAAAAATAAAAACGAACGACCCTCTTTATTATGGAAAAGTGATTCTAACGGTGCCCTCCACACTCGAAGAAACAAATGCTACTGTCAGTTTTCAATGCGCCCACATTGATGTATGGGTATACGTAAAAGGCATCACAGACCTGTCGGCTTCTGGCCAAAACATTCCACCCATTGTATGCATTTCCAACCTCTATCCTGCTTACAGTTTCAGCATGCAAACTCAGGGAGAACCGCTAAGTTACTATCCGGAATCGGCTTATCGCGAAGATAAATTGGTTTCTATGGCCCATTGTTCGGTACTTAGATTCACCGAAAACACTTCGGCTAAGCTAAGCCTCTACAAAGGTTCTACCGGCGAATTACTCGATACGGTGAGCATTAGCCAATTCATAGCCGACAATCAGATAAACATCTCCAGTAAAGAAGAAGTAGCCATTCCTCTGCTGGTAGAATATGGTTCTCTGGGCATTACAATTAAGATTCCCAATTGGGACGAAGTTTCAACAGCTCCGGAATGGTAA
- a CDS encoding DUF3575 domain-containing protein yields MASKQTLRRKKLIISILLSAFSFSITNVRAQETTQLNGLLNYPLSNSLVLHGFGNNPSEMDRLNLFMNRMLGDSTITISDIQITGYSSPDGPFADNKQLACERVIHLKEYLDRIFNLSVRDTLSLHFVPEDWDGLQRQLAAADYPQSKEIVRIIDSTADSEKREQKIKKLHHGRVYRDLCNSYFPLLRRVEINVKYIRSDVATSPSYDGETPAPQTAENGPVDIDNSPESYIIAQRQTNWYSNEQTRRHREQVYSQEARYSYTLFHQPADFFPQIAVKTNLLALAGVNSDLSYTTCIPNLSIEAYFKKRWSAELSMAYSNWSYRHNTRFQGLSAYTLEIRYWLKGNKQFEGFFAGVYAQSGDYNLQKHHNVLSLDGNRTGRYHSEGFSLGYLQPLYNRLSAEVSIRIGYRHANVKEYKRDADLNQYKDSQNEDKADITGSRLNIVYRF; encoded by the coding sequence ATGGCATCGAAACAAACGCTTCGTAGAAAAAAGCTTATAATTAGTATTTTGCTATCGGCTTTTTCATTTTCTATCACCAACGTTCGGGCGCAAGAAACGACACAACTCAACGGATTACTAAACTATCCCTTAAGTAATTCTTTGGTGCTGCACGGGTTCGGTAACAACCCCTCCGAAATGGACAGACTAAATCTCTTCATGAATCGCATGTTGGGAGATAGTACCATCACTATCAGTGATATACAAATAACCGGTTATAGTTCTCCTGACGGCCCGTTTGCCGATAACAAGCAGCTGGCTTGTGAACGGGTAATTCATCTGAAGGAGTATCTTGACCGGATTTTTAACCTTTCTGTTCGCGACACACTCTCCCTGCACTTTGTGCCCGAAGACTGGGACGGATTACAACGTCAGCTGGCGGCAGCGGATTATCCTCAAAGCAAGGAAATTGTCCGGATAATCGATAGCACAGCAGATTCGGAGAAACGCGAACAAAAAATCAAGAAACTTCATCACGGACGAGTCTATCGAGATTTATGTAACAGCTACTTCCCCCTGTTGAGGCGAGTTGAAATCAACGTCAAATATATCCGAAGCGATGTAGCAACCTCACCATCTTATGACGGAGAAACGCCCGCTCCACAAACGGCAGAAAACGGACCCGTCGATATCGATAACTCACCTGAATCTTATATCATCGCCCAGAGACAAACAAACTGGTATAGTAACGAACAGACGCGTCGTCATCGCGAGCAGGTTTATTCACAGGAAGCACGATACAGCTACACCCTATTTCACCAACCGGCCGATTTCTTTCCACAAATAGCCGTAAAAACCAACCTATTGGCCCTTGCGGGAGTAAACTCCGACCTGAGTTATACCACCTGCATTCCCAACCTCAGCATTGAAGCATACTTCAAAAAGCGCTGGTCGGCAGAACTGTCGATGGCCTATTCCAATTGGAGTTATCGCCATAACACACGCTTTCAGGGCCTGTCGGCTTATACGCTGGAGATCCGTTACTGGCTGAAAGGCAACAAACAATTCGAAGGTTTTTTTGCCGGTGTTTATGCGCAGTCGGGAGACTACAATTTACAGAAGCATCACAATGTTCTTTCTCTCGACGGTAACCGCACGGGGCGCTACCATAGCGAAGGTTTCTCGCTGGGCTACCTCCAGCCACTCTATAATAGATTGTCGGCAGAAGTCAGTATCCGCATAGGTTACAGGCATGCTAACGTGAAAGAATATAAGCGCGATGCAGACCTCAACCAGTATAAAGATTCGCAGAATGAAGACAAAGCCGATATCACCGGAAGCAGGCTAAACATTGTCTATCGTTTTTAA
- a CDS encoding phosphatase PAP2 family protein: MIEYLNSLDTRLFLFLNCKHDAFFDFVMYWLSDKLIWIPMYFIIAFFIVKRYRIKGLVMLLLVALLITLCDQTASHLLKNLVQRLRPSHEPALAGLVHLSRAGAGGLYGFVSSHAANTFGLATFLWFVLDKKFIILKYWLFIWAALVSYSRIYNGVHYFGDVFVAAFLGAFFGWAVSKIYFYYEIKCARRRVLLPASAQPIRFSPFPWWHLWKYLVK, encoded by the coding sequence ATGATAGAATACTTAAACTCACTGGACACAAGATTATTTTTGTTTCTTAATTGCAAACATGATGCGTTTTTTGATTTTGTAATGTATTGGCTGAGTGATAAGCTGATATGGATTCCCATGTATTTTATCATTGCCTTTTTTATCGTAAAACGCTATAGAATCAAAGGGCTTGTGATGCTCTTGTTGGTGGCATTGCTCATTACCCTGTGCGACCAAACAGCTTCTCATCTTCTTAAAAATTTAGTTCAGCGCTTGCGCCCTTCTCATGAGCCGGCTTTGGCGGGGTTGGTGCATCTCAGCAGGGCCGGGGCCGGCGGATTATACGGTTTTGTTTCCTCTCATGCGGCTAATACTTTCGGTCTGGCCACTTTTTTATGGTTTGTGCTCGATAAAAAATTTATTATTCTGAAATATTGGCTTTTTATATGGGCTGCTTTAGTGTCATACAGCCGCATCTATAATGGCGTGCACTATTTCGGCGATGTGTTTGTGGCTGCTTTTTTGGGTGCTTTCTTTGGGTGGGCCGTATCCAAAATCTATTTTTATTACGAAATAAAATGTGCCCGAAGAAGAGTTTTGTTGCCTGCCTCTGCTCAACCTATCCGCTTCTCTCCATTTCCCTGGTGGCACTTGTGGAAATACCTGGTAAAATAG